A portion of the Nitrospira sp. genome contains these proteins:
- a CDS encoding ferredoxin:thioredoxin reductase, with product MAEPTKDSLDKMWKYVKGFAQKSGTTMHPHAAVTEAVVKGLAMHVDELGKPLCPCNFYKDKKEEAKLRRWICACDEMQIYKYCHCLLFVREDGMPITEYLPENHEGRQTYGLIEDPTPDKGRALRHKAAEHSSTTQS from the coding sequence ATGGCCGAACCAACTAAGGACAGTCTCGACAAGATGTGGAAGTACGTGAAGGGGTTTGCCCAGAAGAGCGGCACAACCATGCATCCCCATGCCGCCGTGACCGAGGCAGTCGTCAAGGGCCTCGCCATGCACGTGGACGAGCTCGGCAAACCGCTGTGCCCGTGCAATTTCTACAAGGATAAGAAGGAAGAGGCGAAGCTGCGTCGCTGGATTTGCGCCTGTGACGAGATGCAGATCTACAAATACTGTCACTGCCTCCTCTTCGTGCGCGAGGACGGCATGCCGATCACGGAATATCTTCCCGAGAATCACGAAGGCCGACAGACCTACGGGCTGATTGAAGATCCCACGCCCGACAAAGGCCGTGCGCTTCGCCACAAAGCGGCGGAACACTCTTCTACCACACAGTCCTAG
- a CDS encoding CbbQ/NirQ/NorQ/GpvN family protein — protein sequence MSEKHPKKGHEQDIDHYRVRQEPYYAEVGCEINLFTTAAKKKMPVMLKGPTGCGKTRFVQHMAWKLGRPLITVACHEDLTASDLVGRYLLKGDDTLWLDGPLTLGVKHGAIVYLDEVVEARKDTTVIIHPLSDDRRLLPIEKKGQVIEAVDDFLLVISYNPGYQSVLKDLKQSTKQRFMAIEFTYPPATIEVQVIEKEAGVNKDIAQKLVKLGEKVRNLRNHGLEEGVSTRLLIYAGQLIATGIAPARACDAAVARPITDDPDMQRSIAELVKAIF from the coding sequence ATGAGCGAGAAACATCCGAAAAAGGGCCACGAGCAGGACATTGACCACTACCGCGTGCGGCAGGAGCCGTACTACGCGGAAGTGGGCTGCGAGATCAATCTATTCACGACTGCGGCAAAAAAGAAAATGCCGGTCATGCTCAAAGGGCCGACGGGCTGCGGGAAGACGCGCTTCGTGCAGCACATGGCGTGGAAACTGGGCCGCCCGCTGATCACCGTGGCCTGCCACGAAGACCTAACCGCGTCCGATCTCGTCGGCCGCTATCTGTTGAAGGGGGACGACACTCTCTGGCTTGACGGCCCGCTCACGCTCGGCGTAAAGCACGGCGCGATTGTCTATCTCGACGAGGTGGTCGAGGCGCGCAAAGACACGACGGTCATCATCCATCCGCTCTCCGACGACCGGCGCCTCCTGCCAATTGAGAAAAAGGGCCAGGTGATCGAAGCTGTGGATGACTTTCTGCTCGTCATCTCCTACAACCCCGGGTACCAAAGCGTTTTAAAGGATCTCAAGCAAAGCACGAAACAGCGGTTTATGGCGATCGAATTCACCTATCCGCCGGCCACGATTGAAGTGCAAGTCATTGAGAAGGAAGCGGGCGTGAACAAAGACATTGCGCAAAAGCTTGTGAAGCTTGGGGAGAAGGTCCGCAACCTCCGCAACCATGGGCTTGAAGAAGGCGTGAGTACGCGGCTGCTCATCTATGCTGGCCAGTTGATTGCCACGGGCATTGCCCCCGCCCGCGCCTGCGATGCCGCTGTCGCCAGACCCATCACCGACGATCCCGACATGCAACGCAGCATCGCCGAGCTCGTCAAAGCGATTTTCTAA
- a CDS encoding DUF167 domain-containing protein — protein sequence MQDRICRSARRRDEISRGLAAGGGGAANDMLCAYPAKCFGLSKKAVTAQSGQSSRKKRLLLMGVPASCVRAALMIG from the coding sequence GTGCAAGACAGAATTTGTCGATCTGCACGGCGGCGCGATGAAATTTCGCGCGGCCTCGCCGCCGGAGGGGGCGGCGCCGCCAACGACATGCTGTGCGCCTATCCTGCCAAATGCTTTGGATTGTCTAAAAAAGCAGTCACGGCACAGAGCGGGCAGTCATCACGGAAGAAACGCCTTCTGCTCATGGGCGTACCAGCTAGCTGTGTGCGGGCTGCGTTGATGATCGGCTAG
- a CDS encoding DUF2156 domain-containing protein, whose product WPQIVPSRTCLSCDVCCRFPEPDSFLRPWFTAEEITKAVARGIDRKHFPDSNGSQVHVVPHPTGDGYLCPAFDPATSHCRIYEDRPLDCQLYPLAIMKSEDGREVVLGWDAKCPYMRDELPSEIVTHAKRVFGLLERDETVELLAQNPRLIGRFQEDVVILRMLPKLTARLGGMQAGTAHPFTVAERVRLEAACGLVDTPLAHYAAPPHLLWKDLFRYVWTEIAGTFCLFAEYADGVFMPLPPLSARPNREAFASAFALMRARNHGRAVSRIENVPEEWTTPLGSWGYHVKPKDPDYLYKTVDLVALAGDKYKSQRAACNRLEREHAVQMLPFQNGDREACLVLFRAWSQQKQTKGLNAFSQQLLTDSEAAHREALTHHRELGLAGWVVKFDGQVRAYTFGYVRSASVFCVLLEVADRSVHGLSAWIFREHCRAAAERGQVFINTMDDSGLLTLAQSKRAYHPIQLVANYIVTEA is encoded by the coding sequence TGGCCGCAGATCGTGCCCAGTCGGACCTGTCTGAGTTGTGACGTCTGCTGCCGGTTTCCCGAGCCGGACAGTTTTCTCCGGCCCTGGTTCACGGCAGAAGAAATCACGAAAGCCGTGGCGCGCGGGATTGACCGAAAACATTTTCCCGATTCGAACGGCAGTCAAGTTCACGTCGTACCACATCCGACCGGCGACGGCTATCTCTGTCCGGCCTTCGATCCGGCCACCTCGCACTGCCGTATTTACGAGGACCGACCATTGGACTGCCAGCTCTACCCGCTGGCGATTATGAAATCCGAGGATGGCCGCGAGGTGGTGTTGGGGTGGGATGCCAAGTGTCCCTATATGCGTGACGAGCTCCCATCCGAGATTGTGACCCATGCCAAGCGAGTGTTTGGTCTGCTCGAGCGGGACGAGACCGTGGAGTTGCTGGCTCAAAATCCGCGCCTGATCGGTCGGTTCCAGGAAGATGTCGTCATACTGCGCATGCTACCGAAGCTCACGGCGCGGCTGGGCGGCATGCAAGCGGGCACGGCACATCCGTTTACCGTCGCTGAGCGCGTACGGCTCGAAGCAGCCTGCGGGCTGGTGGATACGCCGCTGGCGCACTACGCGGCGCCGCCACACTTACTCTGGAAGGATCTGTTCCGCTACGTGTGGACTGAGATAGCGGGAACGTTTTGTCTATTTGCCGAATATGCCGATGGCGTCTTCATGCCGCTGCCGCCCTTGAGCGCACGACCAAACCGCGAAGCCTTTGCAAGCGCGTTTGCGTTGATGCGTGCCCGCAATCATGGCCGCGCTGTGAGTCGGATCGAAAACGTGCCTGAAGAATGGACAACCCCGCTGGGAAGTTGGGGCTACCATGTGAAGCCGAAGGACCCAGACTACCTTTATAAGACCGTCGATCTGGTAGCACTAGCGGGAGACAAGTACAAGTCGCAGCGGGCGGCGTGCAACCGACTGGAGCGTGAACATGCGGTGCAGATGCTGCCGTTCCAGAACGGGGATCGCGAGGCCTGCCTCGTATTGTTTCGCGCATGGTCACAGCAGAAGCAGACGAAGGGGCTCAACGCATTCAGCCAGCAGTTATTGACCGATTCGGAAGCCGCGCATCGCGAAGCGCTGACGCATCATCGTGAACTGGGTCTGGCCGGATGGGTCGTGAAGTTTGATGGACAGGTGCGGGCCTACACGTTCGGCTATGTACGGTCGGCGTCCGTGTTCTGCGTGTTGCTGGAAGTGGCCGACCGCTCGGTGCACGGCCTGTCGGCATGGATCTTCCGCGAACACTGCCGCGCGGCGGCAGAGCGCGGGCAGGTATTCATCAATACGATGGACGATTCAGGCTTGCTGACCCTCGCGCAGTCCAAGCGGGCCTATCATCCGATTCAACTTGTTGCCAATTACATTGTGACGGAAGCGTGA